A single Triticum dicoccoides isolate Atlit2015 ecotype Zavitan chromosome 2A, WEW_v2.0, whole genome shotgun sequence DNA region contains:
- the LOC119354809 gene encoding protein MAIN-LIKE 1-like yields MESSEAVPTGKGRNQEARELSLCQTTEELKTWNLNERQQQLVDASGLGNLKYMGDLAINRTMLRVFCELWSKETNTARFHDFEMAPSLRDTAYILGIPIIGRAVTTGAVLNMSSEELLLQYLGRVPGSKDCRGSRVKLSWLHSKFSQLSEHPTDKEIACKTRAYLLYLIGATLFSDKDKGYVSPKYLPLLSDFDKVREYAWGTAALAHLYKALSALASSHSIARKRLFGSATLLMGWIYEYIPAMRPEMEDDPALVVPRVCRWAGHAISQPAKEASDIRKAFSQLRVSDVNWEPYKGMDPASIPNICSAPDSICFSRTWLINFNVREVYLPDRFARQFGQEQHPAGDVGGFQRHQWNASVDWSLEYASEIKHFEQLINATRPDHTAVAATCKTTEDVFTPASTAREFPGLKLLAVVESIKKELPTITRFLEQRSLPVEVATSFARIHELLEDSHLKEGNAAVDAGGEGTSELTAPHPPAIPPHGPVPDEAVQNGSDHPAPECCDKPTGEEEEEEGDGKAGEEEASEGSEDSEEDGGHKGRKRPPLRRSNRSCVQAKRFKNRGGKGSQASDPIVL; encoded by the exons ATGGAATCCTCGGAGGCGGTACCAACAGGCAAAGGTCGCAATCAG GAAGCTCGTGAACTATCACTGTGCCAGACGACGGAGGAGCTCAAGACATGGAATCTGAATGAACGGCAGCAACAGTTAGTCGACGCCAGTGGGCTCGGAAATCTGAAATACATGGGAGATCTGGCCATCAACCGCACTATGCTCAGGGTATTTTGCGAGCTTTGGAGCAAAGAAACAAACACAGCAAGGTTCCATGACTTTGAAATGGCACCATCACTCAGGGACACTGCCTACATACTGGGAATTCCGATCATAGGCCGTGCGGTGACCACCGGGGCTGTGCTCAACATGTCGTCAGAAGAGCTGCTCCTCCAATACCTTGGCCGAGTTCCTGGTTCAAAGGACTGCAGGGGTAGCCGTGTGAAGCTCTCTTGGTTACACTCCAAGTTTAGTCAGCTCTCGGAGCATCCCACTGATAAAGAAATTGCGTGCAAAACAAGAGCATATCTCTTGTACTTGATTGGAGCAACCCTGTTTTCAGACAAAGACAAGGGCTATGTCTCTCCAAAGTACTTACCACTCTTGTCGGACTTTGACAAGGTACGAGAGTACGCATGGGGCACTGCTGCTCTTGCTCATCTTTACAAGGCTCTCTCTGCATTAGCGTCTTCTCACTCTATTGCCAGAAAAAGACTATTCGGCAGCGCCACTCTGCTCATG GGGTGGATATATGAATATATTCCAGCGATGCGCCCTGAAATGGAGGATGATCCAGCACTTGTCGTCCCACGAGTATGCAGGTGGGCCGGGCACGCAATATCCCAACCAGCAAAGGAAGCTTCAGATATCAGAAAAGCTTTCAGTCAGCTTCGAGTTTCAGAT GTGAACTGGGAACCTTACAAGGGTATGGATCCTGCATCTATTCCCAACATCTGCTCGGCACCCGATAGCATCTGCTTCTCCAGAACATGGCTGATCAACTTTAACGTGAGGGAAGTATATCTCCCAGATCGATTTGCTCGTCAGTTTGGTCAAGAACAGCATCCGGCCGGCGATGTTGGTGGGTTCCAGCGACATCAGTGGAACGCGTCAGTGGATTGGAGCCTGGAGTATGCATCAGAGATCAAACATTTCGAGCAGTTGATCAATGCTACTCGTCCTGATCATACAGCAGTTGCTGCCACTTGTAAAACGACTGAGGATGTTTTTACGCCAGCGAGCACGGCACGAGAATTTCCTGGTCTCAAATTGCTTGCAGTG GTGGAAAGCATCAAGAAGGAGCTCCCAACCATCACGCGATTTCTGGAGCAACGGTCACTTCCCGTCGAGGTAGCCACGTCGTTTGCTCGGATCCATGAACTACTGGAGGATTCTCACTTGAAGGAAGGAAATGCCGCAGTGGATGCTGGGGGCGAGGGGACCTCTGAGTTGACTGCACCGCACCCTCCTGCCATTCCACCGCATGGGCCTGTGCCTGATGAAGCGGTGCAGAACGGCAGCGATCATCCTGCGCCGGAATGCTGTGACAAGCcgacgggggaggaggaggaggaggagggagacggcaAGGCGGGGGAAGAGGAGGCATCGGAAGGGAGCGAGGACAGTGAGGAGGACGGAGGCCATAAGGGGCGGAAGCGACCGCCGCTTCGGAGGAGCAATCGAAGCTGCGTGCAGGCCAAGAGGTTCAAGAACCGGGGAGGGAAAGGGTCCCAAGCCTCTGACCCCATCGTGCTGTGA